A single window of Myripristis murdjan chromosome 21, fMyrMur1.1, whole genome shotgun sequence DNA harbors:
- the med14 gene encoding mediator of RNA polymerase II transcription subunit 14 isoform X2, with product MAPVQIGSDGQLVPLGGPIASGPQPPPPGAPATQGVRLSLLIEFLLQRTYHEITLLAELLPRKTDMERKIEIVQFASRTRQLFVRLLALVKWASNAGKVEKCAMISSFLDQQAILFVDTADRLASLARDALVHARLPSFAIPFAIDVLTTGSYPRLPTCIRDKIIPPDPITKAEKQTTLNQLNQILRHRLVTTDLPPQLANLTVANGRVKFRVEGEFEATLTVMGDDPDIPWRLLKLEILVEDKETGDGRALVHSMQVNFIHELVQARLFADEKPLQDMYNCLHSFCLSLQLEVLHSQTLMLIRERWGDLVQVERYLPAKYLTLAVWNQQVLGRKTGTASVHKVTIKIDDSDGSKPLQISHEPPLPACDSKLMERAMKIDHLSVEKLLIDSVHARSHQKLQELKAILKASNPSDNSFIETALPTLVIPILEPCGRSECLHIFVDLHSGMFQPMLYGIDQSMLDDIEKTINDDMKRIISWLQQLKFWLGEQRCRQSMKHLPTVCTDVLHLSNAASHPVGSLSKHKLFIKLTRLPQYYIVVEMLDVAGNPTELEYKYSFLSVSQLEGEDGPPCAQLLQHFKPNLEQLVQDTTGKGFRPGTKRKLSGDQGALEPKKPKRSGEMCAFNKELAHLVAMCDTNMPFIGLRAELSNMEIPNQGVQVEGDGCSHAIRLLKIPPCKGVGEETRRALARSLLDCTFRLQGRNNRTWVAELVLANCPLNSTNSKEQASTRHVYLTYENPLSEPVGGRKVVEMFLNDWSSISQLYQCVLEFSRALPEMPSYLSLFSEIRLYNYRKLVLCYGSTKGSSVTIQWNSSTQRFHLALGTVGPNSGCSNCHNIILHQLQEMFNKSPNVVQLLQVLSDTLAPLNAINKLPTVPMLGLTQRTNTAYQCFSILPQSPTHIRLAFRNMYCIDIYCRSRGVVAIRDGAYSLFDNTKIVEGFYPAPGLKTFLNMFVDSNQDARRRSVNEDDNPPSPVGVDVIDSLVNQLQQPMRGGAGGVYPPLTSPPTPYHANVAPSPSMMPTQSPGALDPSSPYAMMSPSQRGQWPGSPQVSGPSPGARIHGMSPGNPSLHSPIPDPHSPRAGTSSQVMPSSMPPPRKLPQRPWAASIPTILTHNALHVLLLPSPTPCLVPGLAGSYLCSPLERFLGSVIMRRHLQRIIQQEPNLSIVNSNEPGVIMFKTEVLKCRVALNPKNYQTLQLKVTPENAGPWSQEELQVLEKFFETRVAGPPFKYNTLNAFTKLLGAPTNILRDCVRIMKLELFPDQAGQLKWNVQFCLTIPPSAPPIAPPGTIAVVLKSKMLFFLQLTQRIPVPQEPVSIIVPIVYDMATGLTQQADIPRQHSSSGAAALMVSNILKRFNELHPARQGECTIFASVHELMANLTLPPGGRQ from the exons ATGGCTCCGGTGCAGATTGGGTCAGATGGGCAGCTGGTCCCGCTCGGGGGTCCCATAGCCTCGGGTCCCCAGCCACCTCCACCCGGGGCCCCAGCCACACAAGGGGTCCGACTCAGCCTGCTGATTGAGTTTCTTCTCCAGAGGACCTACCATGAAATTACCCTGCTGGCTGAACT ACTTCCCAGAAAAACCGACATGGAGAG GAAAATTGAAATCGTCCAGTTTGCCAGTCGCACCAGGCAGCTCTTTGTGCGTCTCTTAGCCCTGGTGAAGTGGGCAAGCAATGCAGGAAAAGTGGAAAAGTGTGCG atgATCTCCAGCTTCCTGGACCAGCAGGCCATTCTGTTTGTGGATACGGCTGATAGGCTGGCATCACTGGCCAGAGATGCCCTGGTACACGCCCGTTTGCCCAGTTTTGCCATCCCTTTTGCCATAGATGTGCTCACCACAGGATCCTACCCACGCCTGCCCACATGCATACGA gatAAAATAATTCCTCCAGATCCCATTACTAAAGCCGAGAAGCAGACCACCCTGAACCAGCTCAATCAGATTCTACGGCACCGCCTTGTCACCACAGACTTACCCCCTCAGCTAGCCAACCTCACAGTGG ctaACGGGCGTGTGAAGTTTCGCGTGGAAGGAGAGTTTGAGGCCACCTTGACAGTGATGGGCGATGACCCAGATATTCCCTGGAGGCTGCTGAAGCTGGAGATTCTGGTGGAGGACAAGGAAACTGGAG ATGGCCGAGCCCTGGTCCACAGTATGCAGGTGAACTTTATCCACGAGCTGGTCCAGGCACGTCTGTTTGCAGATGAGAAACCCCTACAGGACATGTACAACTGCTTGC ACTCCTTCTGTCTGTCGCTGCAGCTCGAGGTGCTGCACTCACAGACCCTTATGCTGATCCGAGAGCGCTGGGGGGACCTGGTGCAGGTGGAGAGATACCTGCCCGCCAAATACCTCACACTTGCTGTCTGGAA CCAACAGGTTTTGGGTAGGAAAACAGGCACTGCATCTGTACACAAAGTCACCATCAAAATTGACGATTCAGATGGGTCCAAGCCATTGCAGATATCTCATGAACCTCCTCTCCCTGCATGTGACTCTAAACTCATGGAGAGAGCTATGAAG ATTGATCATCTCTCAGTGGAGAAACTTTTGATCGACAGTGTGCATGCCCGCTCCCATCAGAAGCTACAGGAACTGAAGGCTATTCTAAAGGCCAGCAACCCCAGTGACAACT CATTCATCGAGACTGCTTTGCCCACTCTTGTTATTCCAATACTGGAGCCCTGTGGTCGCTCAGAGTGCCTACACATCTTTGTTGACCTTCACTCGGGGATGTTCCAGCCCATGCTGTATGGAATTG ATCAGTCCATGCTGGATGACATCGAGAAGACCATCAATGATGACATGAAACGCATCATATCTTGGCTTCAACAGCTAAA GTTCTGGCTGGGGGAACAGCGCTGTCGACAGTCAATGAAGCACCTTCCCACTGTGTGCACCGACGTCCTCCACCTGTCCAACGCAGCCTCTCACCCTGTTGGCAGCTTATCCAAACACAAACTCTTCATCAAACTCACACGGCTACCACAGTACTACATA GTGGTGGAGATGCTGGATGTGGCTGGCAATCCCACTGAGTTGGAGTACAAATActccttcctgtctgtgtcacagTTGGAGGGAGAGGACGGACCTCCATGTGCCCAGCTCCTACAACACTTCAAGCCTAACCTGGAACAGCTTGTCCAGGACACCACGGGGAAAGGCTTCCGCCCTGGGACCAAAAGAAAG CTGTCTGGAGACCAGGGAGCCCTGGAGCCAAAGAAACCCAAGCGCTCTGGGGAAATGTGTGCTTTCAACAAGGAGCTGGCTCACCTTGTGGCCATGTGTGACACCAACATGCCATTCATTGGCCTCAGAGCAGAG CTGTCTAACATGGAGATCCCGAACCAGGGTGTCCAGGTGGAGGGAGACGGCTGCAGTCACGCCATACGCCTCCTCAA GATTCCTCCTTGTAAAGGTGTAGGAGAGGAGACCAGGAGAGCTCTGGCACGCTCTCTGTTAGATTGCACCTTCCGCCTGCAGGGCAGGAACAACCGGACCTGGGTGGCTGAGCTAGTGCTGGCCAACTGCCCTCTGAATAGCACAAACAGCAAAGAACAAG CGTCCACACGGCATGTGTATCTGACCTATGAAAACCCACTGTCAGAACCAGTGGGTGGGAGGAAGGTGGTGGAGATGTTCCTCAATGACTGGAGCTCCATCAGTCAGCTCTACCAGTGTGTCCTTGAATTTTCACGTGCACTACCAG AGATGCCATCTTACCTGAGCCTGTTCTCAGAGATCCGGCTATATAACTATCGTAAGCTGGTGCTCTGCTATGGCAGCACAAAGGGCAGCTCTGTCACCATCCAGTGGAACTCCAGCACCCAGCGTTTCCACCTGGCCCTTGGCACGGTGGGGCCCAACTCTGGCTGCTCCAACTGCCACAACATCATCCTCCACCAGCTGCAGGAAATGTTCAACAAGAGCCCAAACGTGGTGCAGCTACTGCAG GTGCTGTCTGACACACTTGCTCCCCTTAATGCGATCAACAAGCTGCCAACGGTGCCCATGCTGGGCCTGACCCAGCGCACCAACACTGCCTACCAGTGCTTCTCCATCCTGCCCCAGTCACCCACGCACATTCGCCTGGCCTTCCGCAACATGTACTGCATAGACATCTACTGTCGCAGCCGTGGGGTGGTGGCTATCCGAGATGGAGCCTACAGCCTCTTTGACAACACTAAGATTGTTGAGGGCTTCTACCCTGCCCCAGGACTCAAG ACGTTTCTGAACATGTTTGTGGACAGTAATCAGGACGCTCGCAGGAGATCTGTTAATGAAGATGATAACCCACCTTCCCCAGTGGGTGTAGATGTGATAGACAGCCTGGTGAACCAGTTGCAACAGCCCATGAGAGGAGGTGCAGGGGGTGTATATCCTCCACTCACTTCACCACCTACACCTTACCATGCTAACGTAGCTCCTTCGCCATCCATGATGCCCACCCAGTCTCCAG gtgCTCTGGACCCCAGCTCTCCATATGCCATGATGTCTCCTAGCCAGAGGGGCCAGTGGCCGGGCTCACCCCAGGTCTCGGGGCCTTCACCTGGTGCACGCATTCATGGCATGTCCCCTGGAAACCCCTCGCTGCACTCGCCCATCCCTGATCCCCATTCACCACGTGCTGGAACCA gTTCCCAGGTCATGCCCAGCAGTATGCCTCCACCCCGCAAGCTACCTCAGCGCCCCTGGGCGGCCTCCATCCCTACCATTCTCACCCACAATGCCTTGCATGTACTTCTGCTCCCCTCACCCACGCCCTGCCTGGTGCCAGGCCTGGCAGGAAGCTACCTCTGCTCACCACTGGAGCGCTTCCTGGGTTCAGTTATCATGAGACGCCACCTGCAGAGGATCATTCAGCAAGAGCCCAAC TTGTCCATTGTGAACTCCAATGAGCCTGGGGTGATCATGTTCAAGACGGAGGTGCTGAAGTGCCGTGTTGCTCTCAACCCCAAGAACTACCAGACGCTGCAGCTCAAAGTCACTCCAGAGAATGCTGGTCCCTGGTCCCAGGAGGAGCTGCAAGTATTGGAGAAGTTCTTTGAGACCCGG GTGGCTGGCCCTCCTTTCAAGTACAACACTCTGAATGCCTTCACAAAGCTGCTGGGGGCTCCGACTAACATTCTCAGGGACTGCGTACGCATCATGAAGCTCGAACTG TTCCCTGACCAGGCTGGCCAGTTGAAGTGGAACGTCCAGTTCTGTCTGACCATACCTCCCAGCGCTCCTCCCATCGCCCCTCCTGGCACCATCGCTGTGGTGCTCAAGTCCAAGATGCTCTTCTTT CTCCAGCTGACGCAGCGTATCCCTGTGCCTCAGGAGCCTGTGAGCATCATCGTGCCCATTGTTTACGACATGGCCACAGGCCTCACTCAGCAGGCCGACATCCCCAGACAGCACAGCTCCTCTGGGGCTGCAGCCCTCATGGTCTCCAACATCCTGAAGAGGTTCAATGAGCTGCATCCTGCCAGACAGG gcGAGTGTACAATATTTGCCTCTGTTCATGAGCTGATGGCCAATCTCACCCTACCCCCTGGTGGTCGTCAGTAG
- the med14 gene encoding mediator of RNA polymerase II transcription subunit 14 isoform X1, with the protein MAPVQIGSDGQLVPLGGPIASGPQPPPPGAPATQGVRLSLLIEFLLQRTYHEITLLAELLPRKTDMERKIEIVQFASRTRQLFVRLLALVKWASNAGKVEKCAMISSFLDQQAILFVDTADRLASLARDALVHARLPSFAIPFAIDVLTTGSYPRLPTCIRDKIIPPDPITKAEKQTTLNQLNQILRHRLVTTDLPPQLANLTVANGRVKFRVEGEFEATLTVMGDDPDIPWRLLKLEILVEDKETGDGRALVHSMQVNFIHELVQARLFADEKPLQDMYNCLHSFCLSLQLEVLHSQTLMLIRERWGDLVQVERYLPAKYLTLAVWNQQVLGRKTGTASVHKVTIKIDDSDGSKPLQISHEPPLPACDSKLMERAMKIDHLSVEKLLIDSVHARSHQKLQELKAILKASNPSDNSFIETALPTLVIPILEPCGRSECLHIFVDLHSGMFQPMLYGIDQSMLDDIEKTINDDMKRIISWLQQLKFWLGEQRCRQSMKHLPTVCTDVLHLSNAASHPVGSLSKHKLFIKLTRLPQYYIVVEMLDVAGNPTELEYKYSFLSVSQLEGEDGPPCAQLLQHFKPNLEQLVQDTTGKGFRPGTKRKLSGDQGALEPKKPKRSGEMCAFNKELAHLVAMCDTNMPFIGLRAELSNMEIPNQGVQVEGDGCSHAIRLLKIPPCKGVGEETRRALARSLLDCTFRLQGRNNRTWVAELVLANCPLNSTNSKEQASTRHVYLTYENPLSEPVGGRKVVEMFLNDWSSISQLYQCVLEFSRALPEMPSYLSLFSEIRLYNYRKLVLCYGSTKGSSVTIQWNSSTQRFHLALGTVGPNSGCSNCHNIILHQLQEMFNKSPNVVQLLQVLSDTLAPLNAINKLPTVPMLGLTQRTNTAYQCFSILPQSPTHIRLAFRNMYCIDIYCRSRGVVAIRDGAYSLFDNTKIVEGFYPAPGLKTFLNMFVDSNQDARRRSVNEDDNPPSPVGVDVIDSLVNQLQQPMRGGAGGVYPPLTSPPTPYHANVAPSPSMMPTQSPGNIHASGSPSGALRAPSPFGPTPSPSSLGIAMGQTSFASPHGALDPSSPYAMMSPSQRGQWPGSPQVSGPSPGARIHGMSPGNPSLHSPIPDPHSPRAGTSSQVMPSSMPPPRKLPQRPWAASIPTILTHNALHVLLLPSPTPCLVPGLAGSYLCSPLERFLGSVIMRRHLQRIIQQEPNLSIVNSNEPGVIMFKTEVLKCRVALNPKNYQTLQLKVTPENAGPWSQEELQVLEKFFETRVAGPPFKYNTLNAFTKLLGAPTNILRDCVRIMKLELFPDQAGQLKWNVQFCLTIPPSAPPIAPPGTIAVVLKSKMLFFLQLTQRIPVPQEPVSIIVPIVYDMATGLTQQADIPRQHSSSGAAALMVSNILKRFNELHPARQGECTIFASVHELMANLTLPPGGRQ; encoded by the exons ATGGCTCCGGTGCAGATTGGGTCAGATGGGCAGCTGGTCCCGCTCGGGGGTCCCATAGCCTCGGGTCCCCAGCCACCTCCACCCGGGGCCCCAGCCACACAAGGGGTCCGACTCAGCCTGCTGATTGAGTTTCTTCTCCAGAGGACCTACCATGAAATTACCCTGCTGGCTGAACT ACTTCCCAGAAAAACCGACATGGAGAG GAAAATTGAAATCGTCCAGTTTGCCAGTCGCACCAGGCAGCTCTTTGTGCGTCTCTTAGCCCTGGTGAAGTGGGCAAGCAATGCAGGAAAAGTGGAAAAGTGTGCG atgATCTCCAGCTTCCTGGACCAGCAGGCCATTCTGTTTGTGGATACGGCTGATAGGCTGGCATCACTGGCCAGAGATGCCCTGGTACACGCCCGTTTGCCCAGTTTTGCCATCCCTTTTGCCATAGATGTGCTCACCACAGGATCCTACCCACGCCTGCCCACATGCATACGA gatAAAATAATTCCTCCAGATCCCATTACTAAAGCCGAGAAGCAGACCACCCTGAACCAGCTCAATCAGATTCTACGGCACCGCCTTGTCACCACAGACTTACCCCCTCAGCTAGCCAACCTCACAGTGG ctaACGGGCGTGTGAAGTTTCGCGTGGAAGGAGAGTTTGAGGCCACCTTGACAGTGATGGGCGATGACCCAGATATTCCCTGGAGGCTGCTGAAGCTGGAGATTCTGGTGGAGGACAAGGAAACTGGAG ATGGCCGAGCCCTGGTCCACAGTATGCAGGTGAACTTTATCCACGAGCTGGTCCAGGCACGTCTGTTTGCAGATGAGAAACCCCTACAGGACATGTACAACTGCTTGC ACTCCTTCTGTCTGTCGCTGCAGCTCGAGGTGCTGCACTCACAGACCCTTATGCTGATCCGAGAGCGCTGGGGGGACCTGGTGCAGGTGGAGAGATACCTGCCCGCCAAATACCTCACACTTGCTGTCTGGAA CCAACAGGTTTTGGGTAGGAAAACAGGCACTGCATCTGTACACAAAGTCACCATCAAAATTGACGATTCAGATGGGTCCAAGCCATTGCAGATATCTCATGAACCTCCTCTCCCTGCATGTGACTCTAAACTCATGGAGAGAGCTATGAAG ATTGATCATCTCTCAGTGGAGAAACTTTTGATCGACAGTGTGCATGCCCGCTCCCATCAGAAGCTACAGGAACTGAAGGCTATTCTAAAGGCCAGCAACCCCAGTGACAACT CATTCATCGAGACTGCTTTGCCCACTCTTGTTATTCCAATACTGGAGCCCTGTGGTCGCTCAGAGTGCCTACACATCTTTGTTGACCTTCACTCGGGGATGTTCCAGCCCATGCTGTATGGAATTG ATCAGTCCATGCTGGATGACATCGAGAAGACCATCAATGATGACATGAAACGCATCATATCTTGGCTTCAACAGCTAAA GTTCTGGCTGGGGGAACAGCGCTGTCGACAGTCAATGAAGCACCTTCCCACTGTGTGCACCGACGTCCTCCACCTGTCCAACGCAGCCTCTCACCCTGTTGGCAGCTTATCCAAACACAAACTCTTCATCAAACTCACACGGCTACCACAGTACTACATA GTGGTGGAGATGCTGGATGTGGCTGGCAATCCCACTGAGTTGGAGTACAAATActccttcctgtctgtgtcacagTTGGAGGGAGAGGACGGACCTCCATGTGCCCAGCTCCTACAACACTTCAAGCCTAACCTGGAACAGCTTGTCCAGGACACCACGGGGAAAGGCTTCCGCCCTGGGACCAAAAGAAAG CTGTCTGGAGACCAGGGAGCCCTGGAGCCAAAGAAACCCAAGCGCTCTGGGGAAATGTGTGCTTTCAACAAGGAGCTGGCTCACCTTGTGGCCATGTGTGACACCAACATGCCATTCATTGGCCTCAGAGCAGAG CTGTCTAACATGGAGATCCCGAACCAGGGTGTCCAGGTGGAGGGAGACGGCTGCAGTCACGCCATACGCCTCCTCAA GATTCCTCCTTGTAAAGGTGTAGGAGAGGAGACCAGGAGAGCTCTGGCACGCTCTCTGTTAGATTGCACCTTCCGCCTGCAGGGCAGGAACAACCGGACCTGGGTGGCTGAGCTAGTGCTGGCCAACTGCCCTCTGAATAGCACAAACAGCAAAGAACAAG CGTCCACACGGCATGTGTATCTGACCTATGAAAACCCACTGTCAGAACCAGTGGGTGGGAGGAAGGTGGTGGAGATGTTCCTCAATGACTGGAGCTCCATCAGTCAGCTCTACCAGTGTGTCCTTGAATTTTCACGTGCACTACCAG AGATGCCATCTTACCTGAGCCTGTTCTCAGAGATCCGGCTATATAACTATCGTAAGCTGGTGCTCTGCTATGGCAGCACAAAGGGCAGCTCTGTCACCATCCAGTGGAACTCCAGCACCCAGCGTTTCCACCTGGCCCTTGGCACGGTGGGGCCCAACTCTGGCTGCTCCAACTGCCACAACATCATCCTCCACCAGCTGCAGGAAATGTTCAACAAGAGCCCAAACGTGGTGCAGCTACTGCAG GTGCTGTCTGACACACTTGCTCCCCTTAATGCGATCAACAAGCTGCCAACGGTGCCCATGCTGGGCCTGACCCAGCGCACCAACACTGCCTACCAGTGCTTCTCCATCCTGCCCCAGTCACCCACGCACATTCGCCTGGCCTTCCGCAACATGTACTGCATAGACATCTACTGTCGCAGCCGTGGGGTGGTGGCTATCCGAGATGGAGCCTACAGCCTCTTTGACAACACTAAGATTGTTGAGGGCTTCTACCCTGCCCCAGGACTCAAG ACGTTTCTGAACATGTTTGTGGACAGTAATCAGGACGCTCGCAGGAGATCTGTTAATGAAGATGATAACCCACCTTCCCCAGTGGGTGTAGATGTGATAGACAGCCTGGTGAACCAGTTGCAACAGCCCATGAGAGGAGGTGCAGGGGGTGTATATCCTCCACTCACTTCACCACCTACACCTTACCATGCTAACGTAGCTCCTTCGCCATCCATGATGCCCACCCAGTCTCCAG ggaACATCCATGCCTCCGGCTCCCCTAGCGGAGCTCTGAGGGCACCTTCTCCTTTTGGGCCCACCccgtctccctcctctctcggCATAGCCATGGGCCAGACCAGCTTTGCCAGCCCCCACG gtgCTCTGGACCCCAGCTCTCCATATGCCATGATGTCTCCTAGCCAGAGGGGCCAGTGGCCGGGCTCACCCCAGGTCTCGGGGCCTTCACCTGGTGCACGCATTCATGGCATGTCCCCTGGAAACCCCTCGCTGCACTCGCCCATCCCTGATCCCCATTCACCACGTGCTGGAACCA gTTCCCAGGTCATGCCCAGCAGTATGCCTCCACCCCGCAAGCTACCTCAGCGCCCCTGGGCGGCCTCCATCCCTACCATTCTCACCCACAATGCCTTGCATGTACTTCTGCTCCCCTCACCCACGCCCTGCCTGGTGCCAGGCCTGGCAGGAAGCTACCTCTGCTCACCACTGGAGCGCTTCCTGGGTTCAGTTATCATGAGACGCCACCTGCAGAGGATCATTCAGCAAGAGCCCAAC TTGTCCATTGTGAACTCCAATGAGCCTGGGGTGATCATGTTCAAGACGGAGGTGCTGAAGTGCCGTGTTGCTCTCAACCCCAAGAACTACCAGACGCTGCAGCTCAAAGTCACTCCAGAGAATGCTGGTCCCTGGTCCCAGGAGGAGCTGCAAGTATTGGAGAAGTTCTTTGAGACCCGG GTGGCTGGCCCTCCTTTCAAGTACAACACTCTGAATGCCTTCACAAAGCTGCTGGGGGCTCCGACTAACATTCTCAGGGACTGCGTACGCATCATGAAGCTCGAACTG TTCCCTGACCAGGCTGGCCAGTTGAAGTGGAACGTCCAGTTCTGTCTGACCATACCTCCCAGCGCTCCTCCCATCGCCCCTCCTGGCACCATCGCTGTGGTGCTCAAGTCCAAGATGCTCTTCTTT CTCCAGCTGACGCAGCGTATCCCTGTGCCTCAGGAGCCTGTGAGCATCATCGTGCCCATTGTTTACGACATGGCCACAGGCCTCACTCAGCAGGCCGACATCCCCAGACAGCACAGCTCCTCTGGGGCTGCAGCCCTCATGGTCTCCAACATCCTGAAGAGGTTCAATGAGCTGCATCCTGCCAGACAGG gcGAGTGTACAATATTTGCCTCTGTTCATGAGCTGATGGCCAATCTCACCCTACCCCCTGGTGGTCGTCAGTAG